The DNA window AATCCGGAACAGCTGAATTCGTTCCTGCATTGATGGAGCTGTTAAATCGATTTCCGTCCTGGCCATAAGCAGTGTAAGTGCCCGGGATATATTCTATGTTCGCAGAATCTCCCATGATGTATTCCGAGGCAAAGATCACATCAAAACGATCATCCATTCCGCCACCTGCACCACAGCCACTGCTGGTATAGGTAGATTGCGTGTGAATGGGGGCAAAGCTTGAATTGTTGTTCCAGAATCCAAGACTATTGATGGGGTCAATGAATTTTACTTTTGGATCGGAAGGGTTCAATAAATTTTGAATACCTGCTTCATTGCTCGAACGTGAATTGAAATCACCCATCACCAAATAATTATCCCGCACTCCTTTTGATACAAGCGTATTGATTATGTTTTGAGTTTGTTGATCTCTCGTATTCTGATCTGAACCCGTTGAGCCCGCTTTTAAATGTGCATTGATTATCGTAAGAAAAACCGTGTCTGCTCCCTGAGCCAAAAGCGGGTCTTTATAATAAAAGCGGGCCAGATTAATATCCCTCAAAACGCCATTAATGATTTCTTCCGAGGCAATGCCAAATTTTTGTGAATTGTAAAAAAACATGTTCACAATTTCTGACCCGGCGGTATTGCTGTATTGTCCTCTTTGA is part of the Hyphobacterium sp. CCMP332 genome and encodes:
- a CDS encoding endonuclease/exonuclease/phosphatase family protein gives rise to the protein MRLIILLLFVSNISIGQSIDTARVMQYNILFYGSNSGGCSNSSAAMAIQDAAFKKIAHSTKPDILGINEMANNSLYADRILQNVLNTNGVNYYQRGQYSNTAGSEIVNMFFYNSQKFGIASEEIINGVLRDINLARFYYKDPLLAQGADTVFLTIINAHLKAGSTGSDQNTRDQQTQNIINTLVSKGVRDNYLVMGDFNSRSSNEAGIQNLLNPSDPKVKFIDPINSLGFWNNNSSFAPIHTQSTYTSSGCGAGGGMDDRFDVIFASEYIMGDSANIEYIPGTYTAYGQDGNRFNSSINAGTNSAVPDSIADALFDLSDHLPVYLDLEIESTGMVALSKSTIKDEVKLSSNPIDNEIKLSFLSRKNYSIQINTIQGKIIGDYRINDAQTLALPFNEESGIYILSWISEDGNCGKIKILKK